A genomic stretch from Desulfotignum balticum DSM 7044 includes:
- a CDS encoding two-component system sensor histidine kinase NtrB yields MENKQEKQTQQFLEAINKTTIDGFWALNTQGIIVEVNDAFCLMTGYSRKELVGMTIGNLDTIESFDITAARIERIVTNGSESFETRHRRKDGTTFPIEISATWMTSNGGRLICFGRDITERKQTENRIRHLQKSESLDRMAGAMAHHYNNLLTSVMGNLEMAMEALPKNSRITSNLKGAMQAAERISKLGTTMRIYLGQTHPSQKRLNLSETCRNAVSTHLPDFPSWILLETNFFEPGPMIRANTDEIGQLLKILLNNAREAIGDQPGTIYVSTCEVLAGKITGTLRLPVDFRPEGSDFACIRIQDTGPGIPEKNLEKIFDPFYSTKFVGRGLGLPIALGTIKSLGGCITVTADAGSGPVFQIFIPISDKPVQGD; encoded by the coding sequence ATGGAAAATAAACAGGAAAAACAGACCCAACAGTTTCTCGAAGCCATTAACAAAACCACTATCGACGGTTTCTGGGCTCTGAACACACAAGGAATCATTGTCGAAGTCAATGATGCATTCTGCCTGATGACCGGATATTCCAGAAAGGAGCTGGTGGGAATGACCATTGGAAATCTGGATACCATCGAATCTTTCGACATCACGGCCGCCCGGATTGAACGAATTGTCACCAATGGATCAGAATCGTTTGAAACCCGGCATCGCCGAAAGGACGGGACCACCTTTCCCATAGAAATTTCCGCCACCTGGATGACCTCGAACGGCGGACGACTGATTTGCTTCGGCCGGGATATCACGGAACGCAAACAAACTGAAAACCGGATTCGCCATCTTCAGAAATCAGAAAGCCTGGACCGCATGGCTGGTGCTATGGCCCATCATTACAACAATCTGTTGACTTCTGTAATGGGAAACCTGGAAATGGCCATGGAAGCACTGCCTAAAAACAGCCGAATCACCTCGAATCTGAAAGGGGCCATGCAGGCGGCGGAACGCATTTCAAAACTGGGAACCACCATGCGGATCTATCTGGGACAGACACATCCATCCCAAAAACGGCTGAATCTGTCAGAAACCTGCCGAAATGCTGTTTCAACACATCTGCCGGATTTCCCATCATGGATCTTACTGGAAACAAATTTCTTTGAACCAGGCCCAATGATCCGGGCGAACACGGACGAAATCGGACAGCTTCTGAAAATTCTGCTCAACAATGCCAGGGAAGCTATTGGGGATCAACCCGGAACCATATATGTCAGCACCTGTGAGGTGCTTGCCGGAAAAATTACTGGGACCTTGCGTCTCCCAGTGGATTTTCGACCTGAGGGTTCCGATTTTGCCTGTATCCGGATTCAGGACACCGGCCCGGGTATTCCGGAGAAGAATCTTGAAAAAATATTCGATCCTTTCTATTCTACTAAATTTGTCGGCCGGGGACTGGGACTGCCCATTGCCCTGGGTACCATAAAATCTTTGGGCGGCTGCATCACAGTGACGGCAGATGCGGGAAGCGGCCCGGTTTTCCAAATTTTTATACCGATTTCAGACAAACCTGTTCAAGGAGACTGA
- the dctP gene encoding TRAP transporter substrate-binding protein DctP encodes MAAPKLLPIMRISVENTASHFQTRAVERFAQQLKTALDKRIDVQFFSNARLFRDADVIRALGQGKIEMAVPGTWHVTRYVPDVGVFQLPVFYGRSAQDIYSILDSPLGKNLNARIEKTLNFKVIGGWIDLGYAHLFGIRQQIRQHEDIEGLKVRVAGGLANKLRIQGLGGDPMIIPWPDLPDHIYRGRVDAVLTTYETIKSAQMWDMGVTSVFEDRQYFPQYVPLIRNSFWKRLPEDIQQIIMDLWENNIDDSRNLAADSQHQAKDRLLEEKVMVSKPLPKQMDAWRNRLIPLQDGFVKQLGIDPDLVRQVTRELERQ; translated from the coding sequence ATGGCCGCTCCAAAACTGCTGCCGATAATGCGAATTTCCGTGGAAAACACGGCATCCCATTTTCAGACCCGGGCTGTGGAACGGTTTGCACAGCAACTGAAAACCGCCCTGGACAAACGGATCGATGTCCAGTTTTTTTCTAATGCCCGGTTGTTCAGAGATGCGGATGTGATCCGGGCTTTGGGCCAGGGAAAAATTGAAATGGCGGTTCCCGGCACCTGGCACGTCACCCGGTACGTACCGGATGTCGGGGTGTTTCAGCTGCCGGTATTTTACGGCAGAAGCGCCCAGGACATCTACAGCATCCTGGACAGCCCCCTGGGAAAAAATCTCAACGCCCGCATCGAAAAAACCCTGAATTTCAAAGTGATCGGCGGATGGATCGATCTGGGGTATGCCCATCTGTTCGGCATCCGGCAGCAGATCCGGCAGCATGAAGACATAGAAGGGCTGAAGGTCCGGGTGGCCGGCGGTCTTGCCAATAAACTGAGAATCCAGGGGCTGGGCGGCGATCCCATGATCATTCCCTGGCCGGATCTGCCGGATCACATTTACCGGGGCCGGGTCGATGCTGTACTCACCACCTATGAAACCATTAAAAGCGCTCAAATGTGGGACATGGGTGTGACATCCGTGTTCGAGGACCGCCAGTATTTTCCCCAGTATGTCCCGCTGATACGCAACTCCTTCTGGAAAAGGCTGCCTGAAGACATTCAGCAGATTATCATGGACCTCTGGGAAAACAACATTGACGATTCCCGGAATCTGGCAGCCGATTCCCAGCACCAGGCCAAAGACCGGTTGCTGGAAGAAAAAGTGATGGTGTCCAAGCCTTTGCCAAAACAGATGGATGCCTGGCGGAACCGGCTGATCCCTCTCCAGGACGGGTTTGTCAAACAGCTGGGAATTGATCCGGACCTGGTCCGCCAGGTCACCCGGGAGCTGGAAAGACAATGA
- a CDS encoding cache domain-containing protein → MTNRQAAFFRDRMFMPIIVMTCAIAAGFLALSAASILRNRAQHLNEGMIKSRTQAQVLGESISGMLYTVDYALLAAASMIKNQNNPIEEGFSPETSAFIKEEFTFLPRVRDIVFTHADGNREWRVLESDLPVTLTSFEKFQFAWLESAVEPQFFENTQALILLSRRVENRQNQFIGVLTAIMDTSFFFNRYDDYLHIDAQGIALFDAQGRLLAGDRIHQDDTRMVSTYQLRNFPFHVAVMHDKKNLLNKWRQETTRDVALISATFITALITLMLALRQRKLRRKAEHRLMEHHQSLEETIRLRTNELQAANTGLKGKNRDLEAAMKEIKTLSGLLPICMHCKKIRDDQGYWKQMETYIHEHSDAQFSHSICRECAEKFYPDLDIYEDEED, encoded by the coding sequence ATGACGAACAGGCAGGCTGCTTTTTTCCGGGACCGCATGTTCATGCCGATTATCGTGATGACCTGTGCAATTGCCGCCGGGTTTCTGGCATTGAGTGCGGCATCGATTCTGAGGAACAGGGCCCAGCATCTCAACGAAGGGATGATCAAATCCAGGACCCAGGCTCAGGTCCTGGGGGAAAGCATTTCCGGCATGCTGTACACGGTGGATTACGCCCTGCTGGCTGCCGCCTCAATGATCAAAAACCAGAACAATCCCATCGAGGAGGGTTTCAGCCCGGAAACATCGGCGTTCATCAAAGAAGAGTTCACTTTTCTGCCGCGGGTCCGGGACATTGTGTTCACCCATGCCGACGGAAACAGAGAATGGCGTGTCCTGGAATCTGATCTGCCTGTCACGCTGACCTCTTTTGAAAAATTTCAGTTTGCCTGGCTGGAATCTGCGGTGGAACCTCAATTTTTCGAGAACACCCAGGCTCTGATTCTGTTGAGCCGCCGGGTGGAAAACCGGCAAAACCAATTTATCGGTGTTCTCACCGCCATCATGGACACTTCGTTTTTTTTCAACAGATATGATGACTATCTGCACATAGATGCCCAAGGCATCGCGCTTTTTGATGCACAGGGCCGGCTTCTGGCCGGGGACCGCATACATCAGGATGACACCCGAATGGTTTCAACCTATCAGTTACGCAATTTCCCGTTTCACGTGGCGGTCATGCATGACAAAAAAAACCTGCTCAATAAATGGCGGCAGGAAACCACACGGGACGTCGCCCTGATCAGTGCCACATTCATCACCGCCCTGATCACCCTGATGCTGGCTTTGCGACAGCGGAAACTGCGCAGAAAAGCGGAACATCGCCTCATGGAACACCACCAGAGCCTGGAAGAAACCATTCGCCTGCGCACCAACGAATTGCAGGCTGCCAACACCGGTCTGAAGGGAAAAAACCGGGATCTTGAAGCCGCCATGAAGGAAATCAAAACCTTAAGCGGACTTTTACCCATCTGCATGCACTGCAAAAAAATCCGGGACGACCAAGGGTATTGGAAACAGATGGAAACCTATATCCACGAGCATTCCGATGCGCAATTCAGCCACAGCATCTGCCGGGAATGTGCGGAAAAATTCTACCCGGATCTGGATATTTATGAAGATGAAGAGGATTGA